A window of the Miscanthus floridulus cultivar M001 chromosome 14, ASM1932011v1, whole genome shotgun sequence genome harbors these coding sequences:
- the LOC136504476 gene encoding PHD finger protein ALFIN-LIKE 8-like → MDGGAAFPGTPPVPRSPEDVFRDYRARQAGLIRALTTDVEKFYVMCDPEKENLCLYGLPNETWEVNLPAEEVPPELPEPALGINFARDGMNEKDWLSLVAVHSDSWLMSVAFYFGARFGFDKESRKRLFTMINNLPSIYEVVTGTAKKEPKEKTPKSNNKTNKSGSKPSRLAEPNSRVPKMPPPKDEEESEGEEGEPQEDHETALCGACGLGYDDFWICCDLCETWFHGKCVKITPAKAEHIKQYKCPSCTGSKRAKA, encoded by the exons ATGGACGGAGGAGCCGCCTTCCCGGGCACGCCGCCGGTCCCGCGCTCGCCGGAGGACGTCTTCCGGGACTACCGCGCGCGCCAGGCCGGCCTGATCAGGGCGCTCACCACCG ATGTGGAGAAGTTCTACGTGATGTGCGACCCAG AGAAGGAGAACCTATGTTTATATGGACTTCCCAATGAGACATGGGAAGTGAACTTGCCTGCTGAGGaggtccctcctgaactcccagAGCCAGCTCTGGGAATTAACTTTGCTCGTGATGGGATGAATGAAAAAGATTGGCTATCACTTGTTGCAGTGCATAGTGATTCTTGGCTAATGTctgttgcattttattttggagcaaggtttggaTTCGACAAGGAATCCAG GAAACGTCTCTTCACCATGATCAATAACCTTCCCAGCATATATGAAGTTGTCACAGGAACTGCCAAGAAAGAGCCCAAAGAAAAAACTCCTAAAAGCAACAATAAGACTAACAAATCTGGCTCAAAG CCCTCACGCCTGGCGGAACCCAACTCAAGGGTCCCAAAGATGCCACCTCCCAAGGACGAGGAGGAGAGtgaaggggaggaaggggaacCACAGGAAGACCATGAGACTGCGCTGTGCGGCGCATGTGGCCTAGGTTATGACGACTTCTGGATCTGCTGCGATTTATGCGAGACATGGTTCCACGGCAAGTGTGTCAAGATCACCCCTGCTAAAGCAGAGCACATCAAGCAGTATAAGTGCCCCTCCTGCACAGGAAGCAAGAGGGCCAAGGCTTGA